In one window of Episyrphus balteatus chromosome 3, idEpiBalt1.1, whole genome shotgun sequence DNA:
- the LOC129916918 gene encoding protein tincar: protein MSITGSLVGYENNNEVGNNKKSTSASSRSILNTSAGSMAKTCPSLNSSINNSVITTTSSNLSHHNAKYPNSKRKSAKYLQHQQQAPPYGKDHKNYLHLNSLWSIWYGVLLTLFQGYLAVHGAYRFLGCSLIQWKIEPVAELNLQIVLCGVVFILLPLFFTSAVFKVGNLANDGVKLAGLTEKRCSLSPHDGLVEEARGGTLRALWTHGGPTAAFIHILIAMCLLLPRLLLEARIIENGLLPRENIWQTELDFIAINRRNLVVLSVISSPYQNISEDEVYNDTVFLANNNKLSESNEEQYRISYPKSAFFEVPDLLDANNSNENSASEEDLNKMRSTMPMSSATTTTALTNKQSTIRTTPTTTMTTTTTTTTTSTTLIIPTTAKGASTITKSSSSIVSGSSGGHTSSRVSHRRNGNRQHRNRSHRKHSSKSEESRTSRSEETDRELELRHSKAIDFNRLEDLEMVTVFENPSSGLGKSSLVPTSSQQRPNSVEEELEYGGGGIMRQPTTTTTRQTTTTLRDSNIHIVKPEKLPEIIPATPLASNSKIFEIKTKSKKVKRMADDELQVEIEPEYLIGEPPLNESTDIVGIGVGVGIVDGGGIDGNGNTPPGLVRLDGFSGMLQTFFGIEKEIDVTVFSHPPSAEFMNLVVALLVWSVRYPAVFWSTTKPFATIFSVQMVASSLEIIFSFIGISNLYKLQIFSEAIPVHNPGLILNAVVTLSLFILATILVLSSSMIMYLYGHGRLAAKMRDRSLITMKTSETWIYFAHCASLCFVLALAVVKAPLLNDLSATYRNNLHCPTFISALMSVVHILLWIVIWLGLTAKRRWSFKLPPIEHYGITKGATQPLLISTRNSNVSAGGMEQKSAISTTSSTDGVEDIYWPKLTPSSPKLKVTFNEVTSTCDDGDEQDGKRHSPRGATICIAGVAGEIDDGDYATLRGASTVAGGSIKILHLSEYDELPPPPPLLMPPPPPPHGEYLDDNTSEEGKLLACVRDDSVTYASTRDLEPPHHPHSNSHLPPPPLSNATSPIGIAPQAQPENMQLASSPEHLISPLAPVTVTLHTNEAHIASSSTPRCLRRADSGVPNEALTPRSDTTSTTESTTSPPERAPSESSSGVHSGEEREEVVIRPRAICKPPPKPPQPPIAEEPYGRSTNMRMSSFNNDTNGNGSNNSLNSNSKSNSATLPLQRTMPEQKIDYSHCSTMPLPLGCHSQASLQYKPQGYSPQSVTSSIGVVAAKQHVSHTTLPNGVRYSNPHFLRRIPHITKAESPYGHLGLGAGHHTFSKLLQDPMQIHSLVNTSIPEDRDSANYSMSSDQDCLYATTTHHHHPHQHQHHQHQHQHQHAN from the exons ATGTCAATAACTGGTTCTCTTGTTGGTTATGAAAACAACAACGAAGTTggcaataataaaaaatctacATCAGCATCGTCCCGTTCAATTCTGAATACCTCCGCCGGCTCAATGGCCAAGACGTGCCCCAGTCTCAATTCGAGCATAAACAATTCGGTCATCACGACGACTAGCAGTAATCTCAGTCATCACAATGCAAAATATCCAAATTCAAAAAGGAAATCAGCAAAGTATCTACAACATCAGCAGCAAGCGCCGCCCTACGGCAAGGATCACAAAAACTATCTGCATTTGAATTCATTGTGGTCTATATGGTATGGCGTATTGCTGACACTTTTTCAGGGATATTTGGCTGTGCATGGCGCTTATCGATTTTTGG gTTGCTCACTCATCCAGTGGAAAATAGAACCAGTGGCCGAACTTAATTTACAAATTGTCCTTTGTGGTGTTGTTTTTATATTACTGCCACTATTCTTTACATCAGCAGTTTTCAAA GTGGGCAACTTGGCCAACGATGGAGTCAAATTGGCTGGTCTGACAGAAAAGAGATGTTCCTTATCGCCGCATGACGGGCTAGTCGAGGAAGCCCGTGGTGGTACATTACGAGCTCTCTGGACTCATGGCGGTCCAACGGCAGCCTTTATCCACATACTGATTGCAATGTGTCTTTTGCTGCCCCGGCTTCTATTAGAGGCGAGAATAATTGAAAACGGACTCCTTCCACGAG AAAACATCTGGCAAACCGAACTGGATTTTATAGCCATAAATCGGAGGAATCTTGTCGTACTGTCGGTTATATCATCGCCATATCAAAACATATCAGAGGACGAGGTCTACAATGACACTGTCTTCCTAGCAAACAACAATAAGCTATCCGAAAGCAATGAAGAACAATACAGGATATCCTATCCAAAGTCAGCGTTCTTTGAGGTGCCTGACCTACTCGACGCAAACAATAGCAACGAGAACAGTGCCAGTGAAGAGGACCTGAACAAAATGCGCTCAACAATGCCAATGAGTTCTGCCACCACAACCACTGCTCTGACAAATAAACAATCGACTATTAGAACGACGCCAACTACGACAATGACAACGACGACCACCACCACGACGACTTCTACAACGCTAATCATTCCAACAACTGCCAAGGGAGCATCAACTATCACCAAGTCCTCATCATCTATTGTCAGCGGCAGCAGTGGCGGCCACACCAGCAGCAGAGTATCGCATAGGCGAAATGGTAATCGACAGCACAGGAATAGGTCACATAGAAAACATTCCTCAAAGTCCGAAGAATCCCGGACATCACGCTCCGAAGAGACCGACAGGGAACTCGAATTGCGCCACTCAAAGGCTATTGACTTTAATCGCTTAGAGGACCTGGAAATGGTAACCGTGTTTGAGAACCCATCATCAGGACTGGGAAAGTCGTCGTTAGTGCCCACATCGTCACAACAGCGACCAAACAGTGTGGAAGAAGAGTTGGAATACGGAGGAGGAGGCATCATGAGGCAACCCACGACCACCACAACCAGACAAACCACCACCACACTCAGAGACAGCAATATCCACATTGTGAAACCAGAAAAACTGCCTGAAATCATTCCGGCCACACCGCTCGCATCCAACTCGAAGatctttgaaatcaaaacaaagtCGAAAAAAGTCAAACGCATGGCAGATGATGAATTGCAGGTGGAGATCGAGCCAGAGTACTTGATTGGGGAGCCGCCGTTAAATGAGTCCACTGACATCGTTGGcattggtgttggtgttggaaTCGTCGATGGCGGCGGCATCGATGGCAATGGTAATACACCACCTGGTCTTGTCCGACTGGACGGATTCTCGGGAATGTTGCAGACCTTTTTTGGCATCGAGAAAGAGATCGATGTCACGGTCTTTTCCCATCCACCGAGTGCTGAATTTATGAATCTGGTTGTGGCGCTGCTTGTTTGGTCCGTCCGCTATCCCGCTGTATTCTGGTCGACAACTAAACCCTTTGCTACCATATTTAGCGTTCAAATGGTTGCCTCGTCTCTGGAGATTATTTTCAGTTTTATAGGAATATCGAACCTGTATAAATTGCAGATCTTCAGTGAGGCTATACCTGTGCATAATCCCGGGTTAATACTAAATGCAGTTGTGACGCTATCCTTATTCATATTGGCTACCATTTTGGTGTTGTCGTCTTCGATGATCATGTACTTGTATGGACATGGTAGGCTGGCGGCAAAAATGCGCGATCGTTCGCTTATTACGATGAAGACGAGTGAGACGTGGATATATTTTGCACATTGCGCGTCGTTGTGCTTTGTTCTGGCTTTGGCAGTGGTTAAGGCACCGCTTTTAAATGACTTAAGTGCTACCTACAGAAATAATTTGCACTGTCCGACTTTTATTTCGg cTCTGATGTCTGTTGTCCACATTCTACTCTGGATAGTAATTTGGCTTGGACTAACAGCCAAACGTCGTTGGAGCTTCAAACTGCCACCCATTGAGCACTATGGTATAACAAAAGGTGCTACTCAACCTCTTTTAATATCGACCCGCAATAGCAATGTTAGTGCTGGTGGAATGGAACAAAAAAGTGCAATTAGTACCACATCGAGCACGGACGGAGTTGAGGACATCTATTGGCCCAAATTGACACCAAGTTCTCCGAAATTAAAAGTAACATTCAATGAAGTAACGAGTACGTGTGACGATGGTGACGAACAAGATGGCAAGCg ccATTCGCCCCGTGGAGCCACGATATGTATTGCCGGTGTTGCGGGGGAAATTGATGACGGAGACTATGCCACACTAAGAGGTGCTTCAACAGTGGCCGGTGGCAGTATTAAAATACTCCACTTGAGTGAATATGATGAACTTCCACCCCCTCCGCCACTGTTGATGCCACCGCCCCCGCCACCACATGGTGAGTACTTGGACGATAATACCTCGGAGGAAGGAAAACTTTTGGCTTGTGTTCGTGATGATAGTGTTACGTATGCATCGACTAGAGATTTGGAGCCACCCCATCATCCCCATTCAAATTCACATTTGCCGCCGCCACCACTTTCAAATGCCACATCACCCATAGGAATTGCCCCACAAGCTCAACCTGAAAATATGCAACTAGCTTCGTCACCAGAGCATTTGATTAGTCCTTTGGCTCCGGTTACAGTCACTCTGCACACAAATGAAGCACAT ATCGCTTCCAGCTCTACTCCACGATGTCTCAGACGAGCCGATTCTGGTGTCCCCAATGAAGCACTTACACCACGTAGCGATACAACTTCAACAACCGAAAGCACAACATCTCCACCAGAACGTGCACCATCCGAATCTTCGAGTGGTGTACATTCTGGCGAAGAACGCGAAGAAGTTGTTATCCGTCCACGTGCTATATGCAAACCACCACCAAAACCACCTCAACCACCAATTGCCGAAGAGCCATACGGTCGCTCAACCAATATGAGAATGTCCAGCTTCAACAACGACACAAATGGCAATGGCAGCAATAATAGCCTCAATAGCAACAGCAAATCCAACAGCGCTACTCTGCCGCTCCAAAGAACAATGCCGGagcaaaaaatcgattattcCCATTGCAGTACAATGCCACTGCCATTGGGGTGTCACAGTCAAGCGTCGTTACAATACAAACCCCAAGGCTACTCACCCCAATCGGTGACGTCTTCAATTGGAGTGGTGGCGGCCAAGCAACACGTATCGCACACTACATTACCGAATGGTGTACGTTACTCGAATCCACATTTCCTGCGACGCATCCCGCACATTACAAAAGCCGAATCTCCATACGGACATTTGGGTCTGGGGGCCGGCCATCATACATTTTCGAAACTACTACAAGACCCAATGCAAATTCACAGTCTGGTTAACACATCCATTCCAGAAGACAGAGATTCGGCCAACTATTCGATGTCCTCCGATCAAGATTGTCTCTATGCGACGACGACGCACCATCATCATCCACACCAACACCAGCATCATCAGCATCAGCACCAGCACCAACATGCAAACTGA